From the Takifugu flavidus isolate HTHZ2018 chromosome 12, ASM371156v2, whole genome shotgun sequence genome, one window contains:
- the LOC130534746 gene encoding F-box only protein 50-like, giving the protein MSDAEWKNRCGSEWGLLGAPMPDGLDWKSVYEAKPFGRNLLRNPSPFGLSKDIPPHKPDLPDEPDFGPPRFQPDEDFSGWTTNTEVLPYDRSGIPAGAVVCRLPRYSWFSLEQLVDLKAEGLWEELLDNFQPEIHIQDWYESQLHDSIYQLQVKLLGADKSTVISEYTTSPTEDRSRYSRAWKEVSHVFCSYGPGVRYVHFLHKLKNMFLNGFYKTMCTNSTVVVRPSKSCS; this is encoded by the exons ATGTCAGACGCGGAATGGAAGAACAGATGTGGATCAGAATGGGGACTGCTGGGTGCACCAATGCCCGACGGACTGGACTGGAAATCCGTGTATGAAGCCAAACCGTTTGGGAGAAATCTCCTACGGAATCCTTCACCTTTCG GTTTGAGCAAAGACATTCCTCCACACAAGCCTGATTTACCTGATGAGCCCGATTTTGGACCACCACGGTTCCAGCCCGATG AGGATTTCAGCGGTTGGACCACAAACACAGAGGTCCTCCCCTATGATAGAAGTGGTATCCCAGCAGGTGCCGTGGTCTGTCGGTTGCCTCGGTACAG CTGGTTTTCTTTGGAGCAACTCGTGGATCTGAAGGCAGAGGGATTGTGGGAGGAACTGCTGGATAATTTCCAGCCTGAGATACATATCCAAGACTG GTATGAGAGTCAGCTACATGATTCCATCTACCAGCTGCAAGTTAAATTACTTGGTGCAGACAAAAGCACAGTGATCTCAGAGTACACCACCAGCCCCACTGAGGACCGTTCACGCTACTCGCGTGCCTGGAAGGAG GTGTCTCATGTGTTCTGCAGCTATGGACCAGGAGTGAGATATGTCCACTTCCTCCACAAACTGAAGAACATGTTCTTGAATGGCTTCTACAAAACCATGTGCACCAACAGCACTGTGGTTGTCAGACCAAGTAAATCGTGCTCCTAA
- the LOC130534745 gene encoding F-box only protein 50-like: MSDAEWKNRCGSEWGLLGAPMPDGLDWKSVYEAKPFGRNLLRNPSPFGLSKDIPPHKPDLPDEPDFGPPRFQPDEDFSGWTTNTEVLPYDRSGIPAGAVVCRLPRYSWFSLEQLVDLKAEGLWEELLDNFQPEIHIQDWYESQLHDSIYQLQVKLLGADKSTVISEYTTSPTEDRSRDSRAWKEVSHVFCSYGPGVRYVHFLHKLKNMFLNGFYKTMCTNSTVVVRPSKSCS, translated from the exons ATGTCAGACGCGGAATGGAAGAACAGATGTGGATCAGAATGGGGACTGCTGGGTGCACCAATGCCCGACGGACTGGACTGGAAATCCGTGTATGAAGCCAAACCGTTTGGGAGAAATCTCCTACGGAATCCTTCACCTTTCG GTTTGAGCAAAGACATTCCTCCACACAAGCCTGATTTACCTGATGAGCCAGATTTTGGACCACCACGGTTCCAGCCCGATG AGGATTTCAGCGGTTGGACCACAAACACAGAGGTCCTCCCCTATGATAGAAGTGGTATCCCAGCAGGTGCCGTGGTCTGTCGGTTGCCTCGGTACAG CTGGTTTTCTTTGGAGCAACTCGTGGATCTGAAGGCAGAGGGATTGTGGGAGGAACTGCTGGATAATTTCCAGCCTGAGATACATATCCAAGACTG GTATGAGAGTCAGCTACATGATTCCATCTACCAGCTGCAAGTTAAATTACTTGGTGCAGACAAAAGCACAGTGATCTCAGAGTACACCACCAGCCCCACTGAGGACCGTTCACGCGACTCGCGTGCCTGGAAGGAG GTGTCTCATGTGTTCTGCAGCTATGGACCAGGAGTGAGATATGTCCACTTCCTCCACAAACTGAAGAACATGTTCTTGAATGGCTTCTACAAAACCATGTGCACCAACAGCACTGTGGTTGTCAGACCAAGTAAATCGTGCTCCTAA
- the LOC130534744 gene encoding F-box only protein 50-like: protein MSDAEWKNRCGSEWGLLGAPMPDGLDWKSVYEAKPFGRNLLRNPSPFGLSKDIPLPEPDLPDEPDFGPPRFQPDEDFSGWTTNTEVLPYDRSGIPAGAVVCQLPQYSWFSLEQLVDLKAEGLWEELLDNFQPEIHIQDWYEESQLHDSIYQLQVKLLGADKSTVISEYTTSPTEDRSRYSRAWKEVSHVFCSYGPGVRYVHFLHKLKNMFLNGFYKTMFTNSTVVVRPSNSCS from the exons ATGTCGGACGCGGAATGGAAGAACAGATGTGGATCAGAATGGGGACTGCTGGGTGCACCAATGCCCGACGGACTGGACTGGAAATCCGTGTATGAAGCCAAACCGTTTGGGAGAAATCTCCTACGGAATCCTTCACCTTTCG GTTTGAGCAAAGACATTCCTCTACCTGAGCCGGATTTACCTGATGAGCCCGATTTTGGACCACCACGGTTCCAGCCCGATG AGGATTTCAGCGGTTGGACCACAAACACAGAGGTCCTCCCCTATGATAGAAGTGGTATCCCAGCAGGTGCCGTGGTCTGTCAGTTGCCTCAGTACAG CTGGTTTTCTTTGGAGCAACTCGTGGATCTGAAGGCAGAGGGATTGTGGGAGGAACTGCTGGATAATTTCCAGCCTGAGATACATATCCAAGACTG GTATGAGGAGAGTCAGCTACATGATTCCATCTACCAGCTGCAAGTTAAATTACTTGGTGCAGACAAAAGCACAGTGATCTCAGAGTACACCACCAGCCCCACTGAGGACCGTTCACGCTACTCGCGTGCCTGGAAGGAG GTGTCTCATGTGTTCTGCAGCTACGGACCAGGAGTGAGATATGTCCACTTCCTCCACAAACTGAAGAACATGTTCTTGAATGGCTTCTACAAAACCATGTTCACCAACAGCACTGTGGTTGTCAGACCAAGTAACTCGTGCTCCTAA
- the LOC130534741 gene encoding uncharacterized protein LOC130534741, which translates to MGVKSWLAALLICLTSGVKSNGDAVFVYSRIGGNLLLPCGNLLLPDCSAVSWTFFTNGGSWLPVQLDRAGPESQQTHRASFTSNCSVSLRDLREEDAASYSCAFNGRDIITFYVSLLTISSPSTITSLQPGGNLSLSCILFTYYNAGNCRSLSMFNLSWVSGDGTTLPSDNRLRLIRNTRCNITLVTNLETADNNRKWRCQVNTREETAAVFLDFRSTFLFESSLFGKSLIFSALPKCPFQLPMARILLCVVVTIVLVTVGVFTWRKEKDIVRTSAADHLQTVTTSVGL; encoded by the exons ATGGGCGTTAAATCCTGGCTGGCTGCTCTACTGATCTGTTTGACATCAG GTGTTAAAAGTAACGGAGATGCAGTGTTTGTGTACAGCAGGATTGGAGGAAACTTGCTCCTTCCCTGCGGCAACCTGCTTCTTCCAGActgctctgctgtctcctggACCTTCTTCACAAATGGTGGCTCGTGGTTGCCTGTGCAGCTCGATCGAGCAGGGCCTGAATCCCAGCAGACCCACCGCGCTTCCTTCACATCGAACTGCTCCGTCAGCCTCCGGGACCTCCGGGAGGAAGATGCCGCGTCTTACTCCTGCGCCTTCAACGGACGCGACATCATCACATTTTACGTGTCCCTCCTCACCATCTCGTCGCCGTCCACCATCACAAGCCTGCAGCCAGGAGGAAACCTCAGTCTCAGCTGCATCCTCTTCACCTACTATAATGCTGGAAACTGCAGGTCCCTCTCCATGTTCAACCTCAGCTGGGTGTCTGGAGATGGAACAACACTGCCCAGCGACAACAG GTTGAGGCTGATTAGAAACACTCGTTGCAACATCACCCTGGTAACAAACCTGGAGACTGCggacaacaacaggaagtggaggtgtcAAGTGAATACCAGAGAAGAGACTGCCGCGGTGTTTCTAGACTTCAGGTCTacttttctgtttgaaagtTCTTTATTTGGCAAGAGTTTAATTTTTTCGGCTCTCCCCAAGTGTCCTTTTCAACTGCCCATGGCTCGcattctgctgtgtgtggttGTGACCATCGTCCTGGTCACAGTGGGAGTGTTTacatggaggaaggagaaggacaTAGTCAGAACCTCTGCAGCAGACCACCTCCAGACAGTTACTACTTCTGTGGGGCTTTGA
- the kctd14 gene encoding BTB/POZ domain-containing protein KCTD14 isoform X1, with protein sequence MSLPGYKTSEKISAPLSLVVQLNVGGHFYTTSLGTLRKYPDSKMAELFRGQSKLPTDAEGRYFIDRDGRQFGAILEFLRSDLLPTEDIREVHAEAVYYNIRPLIKHLEETPQLFGELVGRQQFLSRLPHYRENIEVLIRIARAEAVAARQSTIMICVLRTEEDLNVHENAISSLEADKESVVTFGPWKASPSVQDLLDCIKMDIEKQGYTLSIRSHNTEKSFLSRSYDFFYKVIFTWW encoded by the exons ATGAGTCTGCCGGGCTACAAAACGTCGGAAAAGATCTCGGCTCCA CTCTCGCTGGTGGTGCAGTTAAATGTTGGGGGTCATTTCTACACCACCTCCCTGGGCACGCTCAGGAAATACCCTGACTCCAAGATGGCTGAGCTCTTCAGGGGACAATCCAAACTACCCACGGATGCAGAGGGACGATACTTCATCGACCGCGATGGCCGACAATTTGGGGCCATCCTGGAGTTCCTGAGGTCAGACCTGCTGCCCACAGAGGACATCCGGGAG GTCCACGCAGAGGCGGTGTACTACAACATCAGGCCACTGATCAAGCATTTGGAAGAGACCCCTCAGCTGTTTGGAGAGCTGGTGGGACGACAACAGTTCCTGTCAAGGCTGCCACATTACAGAGAAAACATCGAG GTCCTGATCCGTATTGCCAGAGCTGAGGCCGTGGCTGCGCGCCAGTCCACCATCATGATCTGTGTGCTGCGAACAGAGGAAGATTTGAATGTCCACGAGAACGCCATCAGCAGCCTGGAAGCAGATAAGGAGTCTGTGGTGACCTTTGGGCCCTGGAAGGCCAGTCCGTCAGTCCAAGACCTGCTGGACTGCATAAAGATGGACATAGAGAAGCAGGGTTACACGTTGAGCATCAGATCTCACAACACAGAGAAAAGCTTCTTGTCCCGGAGCTACGACTTTTTCTACAAAGTCATTTTCACGTGGTGGTGA
- the kctd14 gene encoding BTB/POZ domain-containing protein KCTD14 isoform X2 translates to MAELFRGQSKLPTDAEGRYFIDRDGRQFGAILEFLRSDLLPTEDIREVHAEAVYYNIRPLIKHLEETPQLFGELVGRQQFLSRLPHYRENIEVLIRIARAEAVAARQSTIMICVLRTEEDLNVHENAISSLEADKESVVTFGPWKASPSVQDLLDCIKMDIEKQGYTLSIRSHNTEKSFLSRSYDFFYKVIFTWW, encoded by the exons ATGGCTGAGCTCTTCAGGGGACAATCCAAACTACCCACGGATGCAGAGGGACGATACTTCATCGACCGCGATGGCCGACAATTTGGGGCCATCCTGGAGTTCCTGAGGTCAGACCTGCTGCCCACAGAGGACATCCGGGAG GTCCACGCAGAGGCGGTGTACTACAACATCAGGCCACTGATCAAGCATTTGGAAGAGACCCCTCAGCTGTTTGGAGAGCTGGTGGGACGACAACAGTTCCTGTCAAGGCTGCCACATTACAGAGAAAACATCGAG GTCCTGATCCGTATTGCCAGAGCTGAGGCCGTGGCTGCGCGCCAGTCCACCATCATGATCTGTGTGCTGCGAACAGAGGAAGATTTGAATGTCCACGAGAACGCCATCAGCAGCCTGGAAGCAGATAAGGAGTCTGTGGTGACCTTTGGGCCCTGGAAGGCCAGTCCGTCAGTCCAAGACCTGCTGGACTGCATAAAGATGGACATAGAGAAGCAGGGTTACACGTTGAGCATCAGATCTCACAACACAGAGAAAAGCTTCTTGTCCCGGAGCTACGACTTTTTCTACAAAGTCATTTTCACGTGGTGGTGA